The Burkholderia pyrrocinia genome includes a region encoding these proteins:
- a CDS encoding LysR substrate-binding domain-containing protein, which yields MKNIEQLPHDPPLRAVRAFEAFARLGSVTAAAGELDITPSAVSHQLQLLEAFIQTPLTVREGRLLALTDEGRDYYRSISAAFSVLRSATRFVRDRSSLRQITVSLIPLLGIGWFIPRLHAFLADNTDVDVTVLYAHHRNYRSDASDLSIRFGTGDWPGYRCERLLPGAMVPMCSPSFLKRHGPFRTPADLARAPLVHDEDRSTWVNWLQGAGVRHVSHAVGPMFEDGQLTLSAARADLGAALLRAPLVERELANGELVKLFDHVLDDGRDYYLCTREDADMPDGARRLAAWLRKMAGI from the coding sequence ATGAAAAATATCGAACAATTGCCGCACGATCCACCGCTGCGCGCGGTGCGTGCGTTCGAAGCATTTGCGCGTCTCGGGTCGGTCACCGCGGCGGCGGGCGAACTCGACATCACGCCGTCGGCGGTCAGTCATCAGCTGCAACTGCTCGAAGCGTTCATTCAAACACCGTTGACGGTGCGCGAGGGCCGGCTGCTCGCACTCACCGACGAAGGACGCGACTACTACCGCTCGATCAGCGCCGCGTTCTCGGTGCTGCGCAGTGCGACGCGCTTCGTGCGCGACCGTTCGTCGCTGCGGCAGATCACCGTCAGCCTGATTCCGCTGCTCGGCATCGGCTGGTTCATTCCGCGGCTGCACGCGTTCCTGGCCGACAACACGGACGTCGACGTAACCGTGCTGTACGCGCATCACCGCAACTACCGAAGCGATGCGTCGGACCTGTCGATCCGTTTCGGCACCGGCGACTGGCCCGGCTACCGCTGCGAGCGGCTGCTGCCGGGCGCGATGGTGCCGATGTGCAGCCCGTCGTTCCTGAAGCGCCACGGGCCGTTCCGCACGCCGGCCGATCTCGCGCGCGCGCCGCTCGTGCACGACGAGGATCGCAGCACGTGGGTCAACTGGCTGCAGGGCGCCGGCGTGCGGCATGTGTCGCACGCGGTGGGACCGATGTTCGAGGACGGCCAGCTCACGCTGAGCGCCGCGCGCGCGGATCTCGGGGCCGCGCTGCTGCGCGCGCCGCTGGTCGAGCGCGAGCTGGCGAACGGCGAACTCGTGAAGCTGTTCGATCATGTGCTCGACGACGGGCGCGATTACTACCTGTGTACGCGCGAGGACGCGGACATGCCGGACGGGGCACGGCGGCTCGCGGCGTGGTTGAGGAAGATGGCGGGGATTTGA
- a CDS encoding CopG family transcriptional regulator, whose protein sequence is MTRVPVDLSDDLHAALTIIAAINSSSPAEIIRDAIDAYITQHAVTLADDVFGLWKGRAVAGLESLRSEW, encoded by the coding sequence ATGACCAGAGTTCCTGTCGATCTGTCGGATGACCTGCACGCGGCGCTGACCATCATCGCGGCGATCAATAGCAGTTCCCCGGCCGAGATCATCCGTGACGCAATCGATGCGTATATCACGCAGCACGCGGTGACACTCGCTGACGATGTGTTCGGTCTATGGAAGGGCCGCGCGGTCGCCGGTCTGGAGAGCTTGCGCTCGGAGTGGTGA
- the ahpC gene encoding alkyl hydroperoxide reductase subunit C, translated as MPIINTQIKPFKATAYHNGDFVTVSDENFKGKWSVVVFYPADFTFVCPTELGDLADRYAEFQKLGVEIYGVSTDTHFTHKAWHDTSDTIGKIKYPMIGDPTLTLSRNFDVLIEEEGMALRGTFVINPEGEIKLCEIHDNGIGRDAGELLRKVQAAQYIAAHPGEVCPAKWTPGAETLTPSLDLIGKI; from the coding sequence ATGCCGATCATCAACACCCAAATCAAGCCGTTCAAGGCAACCGCATACCACAACGGCGATTTCGTGACCGTTTCCGACGAGAACTTCAAGGGCAAGTGGTCCGTCGTCGTGTTCTACCCGGCCGACTTCACGTTCGTCTGCCCGACCGAACTGGGCGACCTCGCCGACCGTTACGCGGAATTCCAGAAGCTGGGTGTCGAAATCTACGGCGTGTCGACCGACACGCACTTCACGCACAAGGCATGGCACGACACGTCGGACACGATCGGCAAGATCAAGTACCCGATGATCGGCGATCCGACGCTCACGCTGTCGCGCAACTTCGACGTGCTGATCGAGGAAGAAGGGATGGCGCTGCGCGGCACGTTCGTGATCAACCCGGAAGGCGAGATCAAGCTGTGCGAAATCCACGACAACGGCATCGGCCGCGACGCTGGCGAACTGCTGCGCAAGGTGCAGGCTGCGCAATACATCGCGGCGCACCCGGGTGAAGTGTGCCCGGCCAAGTGGACCCCGGGCGCGGAAACGCTGACCCCGTCGCTCGACCTGATCGGCAAGATCTGA
- the ahpF gene encoding alkyl hydroperoxide reductase subunit F encodes MLDANLKNQLKAYLEKITRPIELVASLDDSAKSQELLALLNEIASLTDRVTVTERRDDAERKPSFSIGEPGKPAGIRFAGIPMGHEFTSLVLALLQTGGHPIKLDDDVIEQIRALDGDYAFETYFSLSCQNCPEVVQALNVMSLINPRIRHVAIDGALFQHEVESRQIMAVPTMFLNGASFGQGRSSVKEILAKLDTGAGERAAKSLETKPVFDTLIVGGGPAGAAAAIYSARKGIATGVVAERFGGQVLDTMAIENFVSVQETEGPKFATALEQHVKQYDVDIMDVQRADALIPGDVHQIRLANGAVLKAKTIILATGARWREINVPGEREYRNRGVAYCPHCDGPLFKGKRVAVVGGGNSGVEAAIDLAGLVKTVTLIEFGAQLRADEVLQRKLRSLPNVTIVTQAQTTELTGDGSKLNGLVYKDLGSGETKRIDLEGVFVQIGLVPNTEWLKGTVELSKHGEIVVDARGATSVPGVFAAGDVTTVPFKQIVIAVGEGAKASLGAFDHLIRQDVAPAAAARPQAEEAVAA; translated from the coding sequence ATGCTCGACGCCAATCTCAAGAACCAACTGAAAGCGTACCTCGAAAAAATCACGCGCCCGATCGAACTCGTCGCCTCGCTCGACGACAGCGCGAAATCGCAGGAACTGCTGGCGCTGCTGAACGAGATTGCGTCGCTGACGGATCGCGTGACCGTAACCGAACGCCGCGACGACGCCGAGCGCAAGCCGTCGTTCTCGATCGGCGAGCCCGGCAAGCCGGCCGGCATCCGCTTCGCCGGCATCCCGATGGGTCATGAATTCACGTCGCTCGTGCTCGCGCTGCTGCAGACGGGCGGCCACCCGATCAAGCTCGACGACGACGTGATCGAACAGATCCGCGCGCTCGATGGCGACTACGCGTTCGAAACGTATTTCTCGCTGTCGTGCCAGAACTGCCCGGAAGTCGTGCAGGCGCTGAACGTGATGTCGCTGATCAATCCGCGCATCCGTCACGTCGCGATCGACGGCGCGCTGTTCCAGCATGAAGTCGAGTCGCGCCAGATCATGGCCGTGCCGACGATGTTCCTGAATGGCGCATCGTTCGGCCAGGGCCGCAGCAGCGTGAAGGAAATCCTCGCGAAGCTCGATACGGGCGCCGGCGAGCGCGCCGCGAAGTCGCTCGAAACCAAGCCGGTGTTCGACACGCTGATCGTCGGCGGCGGCCCGGCAGGCGCGGCCGCGGCAATCTACTCGGCGCGCAAGGGTATCGCGACGGGCGTCGTCGCCGAGCGTTTCGGCGGCCAGGTGCTCGATACGATGGCGATCGAAAACTTCGTGTCGGTGCAGGAAACCGAAGGGCCGAAGTTCGCGACCGCGCTCGAGCAGCACGTGAAGCAGTACGACGTCGACATCATGGACGTGCAGCGCGCCGACGCGCTGATTCCGGGCGACGTGCACCAGATCCGCCTCGCGAACGGCGCGGTGCTGAAGGCGAAGACGATCATTCTCGCGACCGGCGCGCGCTGGCGCGAAATCAACGTGCCGGGCGAGCGCGAATACCGCAATCGCGGTGTCGCATACTGCCCGCACTGCGACGGCCCGCTGTTCAAGGGCAAGCGCGTCGCGGTGGTCGGCGGCGGCAACTCGGGCGTCGAGGCCGCGATCGACCTCGCCGGCCTCGTGAAGACCGTCACGCTGATCGAATTCGGCGCGCAACTGCGCGCGGACGAAGTGCTGCAGCGCAAGCTGCGCAGCCTGCCGAACGTGACGATCGTCACGCAGGCGCAGACGACCGAGCTGACCGGCGACGGCAGCAAGCTGAACGGGCTCGTCTACAAGGATCTGGGTTCGGGCGAAACGAAACGCATCGATCTCGAAGGCGTGTTCGTGCAGATCGGCCTCGTGCCGAACACCGAATGGCTGAAAGGCACGGTCGAACTGTCGAAGCACGGCGAGATCGTCGTCGATGCGCGCGGCGCGACGTCGGTGCCGGGCGTGTTCGCGGCCGGCGACGTGACGACGGTGCCGTTCAAGCAGATCGTGATCGCGGTCGGCGAAGGTGCGAAGGCATCGCTCGGCGCGTTCGACCACCTGATCCGGCAGGACGTGGCGCCGGCAGCAGCCGCTCGGCCGCAGGCCGAAGAAGCGGTCGCCGC